From one Sulfurimonas sp. HSL-3221 genomic stretch:
- a CDS encoding pseudouridine synthase: MTRLNKFISHHSTYSRREADRAIQDGYVRINGEIVTNPATQVDEKNDEVYISGKKVSTVEKMTVIVYNKPRGELVTKKDPQGRRTIYDTLEKPYKHFIPVGRLDYATEGLLLLTDSPRVASVLMHSALERVYKVKIKGPVTEAMEEAMREGMHLEDASAGGHGKSDIEAMTFAPFYAFQVQKNRHDYSILKIAIGEGKNREIRRFFAHFGAEVADLKRLSYGGVELNNLPTGKTRFLSRSEYASLRDFIKEEEKKQ, translated from the coding sequence ATGACGCGCCTTAACAAATTTATCTCCCACCACTCCACCTATTCCCGCCGCGAGGCCGACCGTGCCATCCAGGATGGGTATGTCCGCATCAACGGCGAGATCGTCACCAACCCGGCCACCCAGGTCGACGAAAAGAACGACGAGGTCTATATCAGCGGGAAAAAAGTCAGTACCGTCGAGAAGATGACCGTCATCGTCTACAACAAGCCCCGCGGTGAACTCGTCACCAAAAAAGACCCCCAGGGGCGCCGTACCATCTACGACACCCTGGAGAAACCTTATAAACACTTCATTCCCGTCGGGCGGCTTGACTACGCCACCGAAGGGCTGCTGCTGCTCACCGACAGCCCCCGCGTCGCTTCCGTGCTGATGCACTCCGCGCTGGAACGTGTCTACAAGGTCAAGATCAAAGGGCCCGTGACCGAAGCAATGGAGGAGGCGATGCGGGAGGGAATGCACCTCGAGGACGCCTCGGCAGGGGGCCATGGTAAAAGTGACATCGAAGCGATGACCTTCGCCCCCTTTTACGCCTTCCAGGTGCAGAAGAACCGCCACGACTACTCCATCCTCAAGATCGCCATCGGGGAGGGGAAAAACCGCGAGATACGCCGCTTCTTCGCCCACTTCGGCGCCGAAGTCGCCGACCTGAAGCGCCTCTCCTACGGGGGGGTCGAGCTCAACAACCTGCCAACGGGGAAAACACGCTTTCTTTCGCGCAGCGAGTATGCCAGCCTGCGCGACTTCATCAAAGAAGAGGAGAAGAAACAGTGA
- a CDS encoding MFS transporter, whose product MKTIMKKTLPLSMIIGLRFFGLFIVLSVLSQYALELPGGTPFLAGVALGGYALTQAFLQVPFGAMSDKFGRKKTILVGLLIFAAGSVIAASAENVYWLLLGRFLQGAGAIGSVVTAMIADQVREDERAHAMAVMGMVIAMSFAASMIIGPLVAGVWSVSALFWLTAILSITALVILFTAVPEPPQIVHHYSEDEAQIKHVFKDKELVRMYITFLFHSSTMAIAFFLIPIIMKQQFGMGTMEFWKVYLPAVIFGILAMGPAAVFGEKYAKGKQIFLISIGFIIAAFALMGFTTSFWAFAVGAVFFFIGFNMFEPLLQSFVSKFAKVHQKGAALGVANTFAYVGIFIGGALGGALYQHFSKEGVAIFVMSASVLWFLWILGMRNPGLRATLFLDFESYDKAKVPSLKGMEGISDFYVNETESLIIIKYDAELLNEEGLKTHMLKAA is encoded by the coding sequence ATGAAAACCATCATGAAGAAAACCCTCCCCCTGAGCATGATCATCGGCCTGCGCTTTTTCGGGCTTTTTATTGTCCTCTCCGTCCTGTCGCAATACGCCCTGGAGCTGCCGGGCGGCACCCCCTTCCTCGCCGGGGTTGCCCTGGGGGGGTACGCCCTGACCCAGGCTTTTTTACAGGTCCCGTTCGGGGCGATGAGCGACAAGTTCGGCCGTAAAAAGACGATCCTTGTCGGGCTGCTCATCTTCGCCGCCGGTTCCGTGATCGCCGCATCGGCGGAGAACGTCTATTGGCTCCTGCTCGGCCGCTTCTTGCAGGGTGCCGGCGCCATCGGTTCCGTCGTCACCGCGATGATCGCCGACCAGGTCCGCGAGGACGAACGCGCCCACGCCATGGCCGTGATGGGGATGGTCATCGCCATGAGCTTCGCCGCCTCCATGATCATCGGGCCGCTCGTCGCCGGGGTCTGGTCCGTCTCCGCGCTCTTCTGGCTGACCGCGATCCTCTCCATCACCGCCCTCGTCATCCTCTTCACCGCCGTGCCGGAACCGCCGCAGATCGTCCACCACTATAGCGAGGACGAGGCGCAGATCAAGCATGTCTTCAAGGACAAAGAGCTGGTACGCATGTACATCACCTTCCTCTTCCACAGCTCGACGATGGCCATCGCTTTCTTCCTGATTCCGATCATCATGAAACAGCAGTTCGGCATGGGCACGATGGAGTTCTGGAAGGTTTACCTCCCCGCCGTTATTTTCGGGATCCTCGCGATGGGGCCGGCGGCCGTCTTCGGCGAGAAATACGCCAAGGGCAAGCAGATCTTCCTCATTTCCATCGGCTTCATCATCGCCGCGTTCGCGCTGATGGGCTTCACAACCTCCTTCTGGGCCTTCGCCGTCGGCGCCGTCTTCTTCTTCATCGGCTTCAACATGTTCGAGCCCCTCTTGCAAAGCTTTGTCAGCAAATTCGCCAAGGTACATCAGAAGGGTGCGGCCCTCGGCGTCGCCAATACCTTTGCCTACGTCGGCATCTTTATCGGCGGGGCGCTGGGCGGGGCCCTCTACCAGCACTTCTCCAAAGAGGGGGTCGCGATCTTCGTCATGAGCGCATCGGTGCTCTGGTTCCTCTGGATCCTCGGCATGCGCAACCCGGGGCTGCGCGCGACACTCTTCCTCGATTTCGAATCCTATGACAAAGCCAAAGTGCCGTCACTCAAAGGGATGGAGGGGATCTCCGACTTTTACGTCAACGAAACCGAAAGCCTCATTATCATCAAGTACGATGCCGAACTCCTCAACGAAGAGGGGCTCAAAACCCATATGCTCAAAGCGGCCTGA
- a CDS encoding molybdopterin synthase catalytic subunit, producing the protein MLELFDGALDVPALLTRWYEEEAQSNYGAYIPFVGTVRDENGIEGLSFDIYEPILNSWFDAWQEKAAERGAVVKMAHSRGDVLLHESSYIAAVFSPKRRVALEMIEAFVEDFKASAPIWKYDLVNGERVYADDRSTAIKGSGLLAGGES; encoded by the coding sequence GTGCTGGAACTCTTTGACGGGGCACTCGACGTGCCCGCACTGCTGACACGCTGGTACGAAGAGGAGGCGCAGAGCAACTACGGCGCCTACATCCCCTTTGTCGGGACCGTTCGCGACGAGAACGGCATCGAGGGGCTGAGCTTCGACATCTACGAACCTATTCTCAACAGCTGGTTCGATGCCTGGCAGGAAAAAGCCGCCGAACGGGGCGCCGTCGTGAAGATGGCCCACAGCCGCGGCGACGTTCTCCTGCACGAATCCTCCTACATTGCCGCCGTCTTCTCCCCGAAACGCCGCGTCGCGCTGGAGATGATCGAGGCGTTCGTCGAGGATTTCAAAGCCAGCGCCCCCATCTGGAAGTATGACCTCGTAAACGGTGAACGCGTCTACGCCGACGACCGCTCCACGGCGATCAAAGGCAGCGGGCTGCTGGCCGGGGGTGAGTCATGA
- a CDS encoding MqnA/MqnD/SBP family protein, with amino-acid sequence MRFGRIEYLNLLPFHVFMKRYLRSSQSQMMLRHGANVPSAINRAYRARKIDAAFISSIRAKGQKHLNLGIIADGPVQSVLLIPSESPQTDTASETSNALTRVLGLEGRVIIGDPALRAYLEGVEALDLAEEWHKRYGLPFVFGLLSYQANEKQMRRLADAFARRPQKIPQYLLKRAAARTGVRPQDILAYLEGIHYRMDHRSLRSLRLFWRLAEQAR; translated from the coding sequence ATGCGTTTTGGCCGGATCGAATATCTGAATCTGCTGCCGTTTCACGTCTTTATGAAGCGTTACCTGCGTTCATCGCAGTCGCAGATGATGCTGCGTCACGGGGCGAACGTGCCCTCTGCTATCAACCGTGCCTACCGGGCGCGCAAGATCGATGCCGCGTTCATCTCCAGTATCCGGGCCAAGGGGCAAAAACATCTGAACCTCGGGATCATCGCCGACGGCCCCGTGCAGAGCGTCCTGTTGATCCCCTCCGAAAGCCCCCAGACAGATACGGCCTCGGAGACCTCCAACGCCCTGACCAGGGTACTGGGGCTTGAGGGGAGGGTCATCATCGGCGATCCCGCATTGCGGGCCTACCTGGAGGGGGTCGAGGCGCTGGACCTGGCCGAAGAGTGGCACAAGCGCTACGGTCTCCCTTTTGTTTTCGGACTGTTGTCGTACCAGGCGAACGAAAAACAGATGCGGCGGCTCGCCGATGCATTTGCCCGCCGTCCCCAGAAGATCCCGCAGTACCTGCTCAAACGCGCTGCCGCGCGTACCGGTGTCCGGCCGCAGGATATCCTCGCTTACCTGGAGGGGATCCACTACCGTATGGACCACCGTTCCCTCCGCAGCCTCCGCCTTTTCTGGCGCCTCGCCGAGCAGGCGCGCTGA
- a CDS encoding secondary thiamine-phosphate synthase enzyme YjbQ → MKTLTLTTKSKTEITDITDEIREAVITSGVKEGICVVFTPHTTTGVMLSENVDPRLQRDLLGSLARIAPDNVRYAHGGGNAAAHIKSARTGVSITIPVVGGRPLLGEWQGVLFAEFDGPREAREVMIKIIAG, encoded by the coding sequence GTGAAAACATTGACACTCACGACCAAAAGCAAAACGGAGATCACCGATATCACCGACGAGATCAGAGAGGCGGTCATCACTTCGGGGGTCAAGGAGGGGATCTGCGTCGTCTTCACCCCCCATACGACCACGGGCGTGATGCTCTCCGAAAACGTCGACCCGCGGCTGCAGCGCGACCTGCTGGGATCGCTCGCGCGGATCGCCCCCGACAATGTCCGCTACGCCCACGGCGGCGGCAATGCGGCGGCGCATATCAAGTCCGCGCGTACCGGCGTCAGCATCACCATTCCCGTCGTCGGCGGCCGCCCGCTGCTGGGCGAATGGCAGGGCGTGCTCTTCGCCGAATTCGACGGTCCGCGCGAGGCGCGCGAAGTCATGATCAAGATCATCGCCGGCTAG
- a CDS encoding replication-associated recombination protein A, with protein MDFTALLRPDSFDALLGQPHLSAPDAPLRTLCEKNALGHTFFYGPPGTGKTSIARIIAKVMDLPFYEFNATSLKIEQLRKIFDQYKNALTRPLLFIDEVHRLAKNQQEVLLPVMETNSVLVIGASTENPYFSLTAAMRSRSMLFELKPVDETAMGTILEKAVVQSECTIDEAARDYLIRTSGGDARAMLKLLEFALAIRNDVDRDLLQSLRPAAQSRGSAEATEHYDLASALIKSIRGSDPDAAVYYLARLIEGGEPPEFIARRLVILASEDVGNANPQALTLCTSAMTSVKQIGYPEARIILAQAVIYLCASPKSNSAYNAINTAQQAIRDGVLLDPPPTIKQFNEHYRYPHDYGGWVAQEYLTEPLHFVDFKPIGYEQKMGEWLRKIRGDDAPA; from the coding sequence ATGGACTTCACCGCGCTGCTCCGCCCCGACTCCTTCGACGCCCTGCTGGGACAGCCGCACCTGAGCGCCCCCGACGCGCCGCTGCGGACCCTCTGCGAAAAAAACGCGCTGGGCCACACCTTCTTTTACGGCCCCCCCGGTACGGGGAAGACCTCGATCGCCCGCATCATCGCCAAGGTGATGGACCTCCCCTTTTATGAATTCAACGCGACCTCGCTGAAGATCGAGCAGCTGCGCAAGATCTTCGACCAGTACAAAAACGCGCTGACAAGACCGCTCCTCTTCATCGACGAGGTGCACCGCCTGGCCAAGAACCAGCAGGAGGTTCTGCTGCCCGTTATGGAGACTAACAGCGTGTTAGTCATCGGTGCGTCCACGGAAAACCCCTACTTCTCGCTGACGGCGGCGATGCGCTCGCGCTCGATGCTGTTTGAGCTGAAACCCGTGGACGAAACGGCGATGGGAACGATTCTGGAGAAGGCGGTGGTACAGTCGGAGTGTACGATCGACGAGGCGGCCCGCGACTACCTGATCCGCACCAGCGGCGGAGATGCCCGGGCGATGCTGAAACTGCTGGAGTTCGCCCTGGCGATCCGCAACGATGTCGACCGCGACCTTCTGCAGAGCCTGCGCCCGGCCGCCCAGAGCCGGGGCAGCGCCGAAGCGACGGAGCACTACGACCTCGCCTCGGCGCTGATCAAGTCGATCCGCGGTTCCGACCCCGATGCGGCCGTCTACTACCTCGCACGCCTTATCGAGGGGGGCGAACCGCCCGAGTTCATCGCCCGCCGCCTCGTCATCCTTGCCAGCGAGGACGTCGGCAACGCCAACCCCCAGGCATTGACGCTCTGCACCTCCGCGATGACCTCTGTCAAACAGATTGGCTACCCCGAAGCGCGGATCATCCTTGCCCAGGCCGTCATCTACCTTTGCGCCTCCCCCAAGTCCAACAGCGCCTACAATGCGATCAACACGGCGCAGCAGGCGATCAGGGACGGCGTCCTGCTTGATCCCCCGCCGACGATCAAACAGTTCAACGAACACTACCGGTACCCCCATGACTACGGCGGCTGGGTCGCGCAGGAGTATCTCACAGAACCGCTGCACTTTGTCGATTTCAAGCCCATCGGCTATGAGCAGAAAATGGGGGAGTGGCTGCGCAAAATCCGCGGGGATGACGCACCAGCTTAA
- the recJ gene encoding single-stranded-DNA-specific exonuclease RecJ, whose amino-acid sequence MPKAPDAPLLDKRALEALLRSRFASGFSKLSDIPDPAGLTDASKAAKRIADAIRKGERVALVGDYDVDGVTATAITTLFFRQIPYPLEVTIPNRFTDGYGVSERVLERIDADVVFTVDNGINAFAAAEVCKARGIDLIITDHHTPSEKLPDAYAVVDPKRADDHYAFPEICGAQVAWLLMALIKKELGLSIDMGQFLELLALAIIADVMPLMGINRAIVQAGLAQMERSGRPFSVIVREALGKTKLGAEDIGFQIAPRINAAGRLEDASLALELLTAPDEKTAFRQFELLTQLNVMRKAIEAEATEEAIALVRPDDRVIVVAHEGWHEGVVGIVAARLVQRFERPAIVLSIEEGRAKGSARSLGNVSIYDLIASQEGLLEKFGGHMMAAGLSLRAEDVDAFRAGINAEAATLDPEDFLPVEEIVGQLDTGSVDFELLEILERYEPYGEGNPRPRFLARDAEVVGIRYLGSDGDHSKVSLRLFRHERETYDLMAFRRKLERPESGRLTCSYTLARNEWGGRVSIQMMLERLYG is encoded by the coding sequence ATGCCAAAGGCGCCTGACGCTCCGCTGCTGGACAAGCGTGCCCTGGAGGCACTGCTGCGTTCGCGTTTTGCCTCCGGTTTTTCCAAACTCTCCGATATCCCCGACCCCGCCGGTCTGACCGATGCTTCAAAGGCCGCGAAACGGATCGCCGATGCCATCCGCAAAGGCGAACGCGTTGCCCTGGTGGGGGATTACGACGTCGACGGCGTGACCGCCACGGCGATCACGACCCTCTTTTTCCGGCAGATCCCCTATCCGCTCGAGGTGACCATACCCAATCGTTTCACAGACGGCTACGGAGTTTCCGAACGCGTGCTCGAGCGCATTGACGCCGACGTCGTGTTTACCGTCGACAACGGTATCAACGCCTTCGCGGCGGCGGAGGTGTGCAAAGCGCGCGGCATCGATCTGATCATCACCGACCACCATACGCCCTCCGAGAAACTGCCTGACGCCTACGCCGTCGTCGACCCGAAGCGCGCTGACGACCACTACGCTTTCCCGGAGATCTGCGGGGCGCAGGTGGCATGGTTGCTGATGGCGCTGATCAAGAAGGAGCTGGGGCTCTCCATCGATATGGGGCAGTTCCTCGAACTCCTGGCTCTGGCGATCATCGCCGACGTGATGCCGCTTATGGGGATCAACCGTGCGATCGTGCAGGCGGGGCTCGCCCAGATGGAGCGCTCCGGCCGCCCCTTCTCCGTCATCGTCCGCGAAGCATTGGGGAAAACGAAACTGGGGGCCGAGGATATCGGTTTCCAGATCGCGCCGCGCATCAATGCCGCCGGCCGTCTGGAGGATGCTTCTTTGGCCCTGGAGCTGTTGACCGCGCCGGATGAGAAGACGGCCTTCAGGCAGTTTGAACTCCTGACGCAGCTCAACGTCATGCGCAAAGCCATCGAGGCGGAGGCGACGGAGGAGGCCATTGCCCTGGTCCGGCCCGACGACCGGGTCATCGTCGTCGCCCACGAAGGGTGGCACGAGGGGGTCGTGGGGATCGTCGCCGCGCGGCTGGTACAGCGGTTTGAAAGGCCGGCCATCGTGCTCAGTATCGAGGAGGGACGGGCCAAGGGGAGTGCGCGTTCGCTCGGCAACGTCAGCATCTACGACCTGATCGCCTCGCAGGAGGGGCTGCTTGAGAAGTTCGGCGGCCATATGATGGCTGCGGGGCTCTCCCTGCGCGCCGAGGATGTCGACGCCTTTCGCGCCGGGATCAACGCCGAAGCAGCAACGCTCGATCCGGAGGATTTCCTGCCGGTCGAAGAGATCGTCGGGCAGCTCGACACGGGCAGCGTGGATTTCGAACTGTTGGAGATCCTGGAGCGCTACGAGCCCTACGGCGAGGGCAACCCCCGCCCGCGTTTCCTGGCACGGGATGCCGAGGTCGTCGGCATCCGCTACCTCGGCAGCGACGGGGACCACTCCAAGGTCAGCCTGCGGCTCTTCCGGCACGAGCGCGAGACATATGACCTCATGGCCTTCCGGCGAAAGCTGGAGCGGCCCGAGAGCGGCCGTCTCACCTGCAGCTATACCCTGGCCCGAAACGAATGGGGCGGACGGGTCTCCATCCAGATGATGCTTGAACGCCTCTACGGCTAG
- a CDS encoding molybdopterin molybdotransferase MoeA yields the protein MSFLSYTESVDRLLSLDTGRVRVEKVALPDALGRILAEHIVADEDYPRHPTASMDGYAIVAADQSQGTIALSRTDNPAGSDGREAVRSGIALKTFTGAKMPEGADTLIPIENVTVDNGAIRIDTPVREGFSVRPVGESYFEGEILIPAGTAIGYAEIGVMAGLNRVMIPVARRPRVGVLSTGSEILDLGERERTDSQIRSSNNYTLAALAQSAGAEVVQLGTAEDDRQNITAAFENALACSDIVVSTGGVSVGDYDFVKDVVPALGATVIFKGVRMKPGQHVMVAQRGNQFILALPGFAYSSTVTFILYALPLIRRMLGRDPGHAVVEATLAEPFNKRSNKSEFTTCNLRLSDGRYLVDFEEKKAASSAVLTNMLDNAALMITDESDGPLDAGTVVRVIRLDRL from the coding sequence ATGAGTTTCCTCTCCTATACCGAATCCGTCGACCGCCTGCTCTCCCTCGACACCGGCCGCGTCCGCGTCGAGAAGGTCGCCCTGCCCGACGCGCTCGGGCGCATTCTTGCCGAACATATCGTCGCCGACGAGGACTACCCGCGCCACCCGACGGCTTCCATGGACGGCTATGCCATCGTGGCCGCCGACCAGAGTCAAGGGACGATCGCCCTCTCCCGCACCGACAACCCCGCGGGCAGTGACGGCCGCGAAGCCGTCCGCAGCGGCATTGCCCTCAAGACTTTCACGGGCGCCAAGATGCCCGAGGGTGCCGACACCCTCATCCCCATCGAGAACGTCACGGTCGACAACGGCGCCATCCGTATCGATACCCCCGTGCGCGAAGGGTTCAGCGTCCGTCCCGTCGGCGAGAGCTACTTTGAAGGCGAGATCCTCATCCCCGCCGGCACGGCCATCGGCTATGCCGAGATCGGGGTGATGGCGGGACTGAACCGCGTCATGATCCCCGTCGCCCGCCGCCCCCGCGTCGGCGTCCTCTCCACCGGCAGCGAGATCCTCGACCTGGGCGAACGCGAACGCACCGATTCGCAGATCCGCAGCTCCAACAACTATACCCTCGCCGCCCTCGCCCAGAGCGCCGGCGCGGAAGTCGTTCAGCTCGGTACCGCCGAGGATGACCGGCAGAACATTACGGCCGCCTTCGAGAACGCGCTCGCGTGCAGCGACATCGTCGTCAGTACGGGCGGGGTCAGCGTCGGTGACTACGACTTCGTCAAGGACGTCGTTCCGGCCCTGGGCGCCACCGTTATCTTCAAAGGGGTACGGATGAAACCGGGGCAGCACGTCATGGTCGCCCAGCGCGGCAACCAGTTTATCCTGGCCCTGCCCGGCTTCGCATACTCTTCGACGGTCACCTTCATTCTCTATGCCCTGCCGCTCATCCGCAGGATGCTCGGGCGCGACCCCGGCCACGCCGTCGTCGAGGCGACCCTGGCCGAGCCTTTCAACAAGCGCTCAAACAAAAGCGAATTCACGACCTGCAACCTCCGCCTGAGCGACGGGCGCTACCTCGTCGATTTCGAAGAGAAAAAGGCCGCCTCCTCCGCGGTGCTGACCAATATGCTGGACAACGCCGCCCTGATGATCACCGACGAGAGCGACGGCCCGCTGGACGCGGGAACCGTCGTGCGCGTCATCCGGCTCGACCGGTTGTAA
- a CDS encoding KpsF/GutQ family sugar-phosphate isomerase, which produces MKQNYIPVAREVLAIEADTLKTASEALDESINLAVDLILGTRGKLIVTGVGKSGLIGAKIAATMASTGTPSFFLHPTEALHGDLGMIGKEDAVLAISYSGESEELSSILPHIKRFDIPLIGLTRSAASTLGRYSDVLVPIRVEREACPLGVAPTSSTTLTLAVGDALAVCLMKARDFQKEDFASFHPGGSLGRKLFVKVADVMRKEQLPVTDENTPLKEAIVTMSEGRLGAVLLTGSEGTLRGLLTDGDLRRALMRPGFDINAAAKTYATPEPRTVRESEMLASDALVLMEEKKIQLLIVTDAAGHIHGVLHLHDLVEKGIA; this is translated from the coding sequence ATGAAACAAAACTATATTCCCGTAGCACGCGAGGTGCTCGCAATCGAGGCCGACACCCTGAAAACGGCCTCGGAAGCCCTTGATGAGAGCATCAACCTCGCCGTCGACCTTATCCTCGGAACCCGCGGCAAACTGATCGTGACGGGGGTAGGTAAATCGGGCCTGATCGGCGCCAAGATCGCCGCCACGATGGCCTCGACGGGAACCCCGAGCTTCTTCCTCCACCCCACCGAAGCCCTGCACGGCGACCTGGGGATGATCGGCAAGGAGGATGCCGTCCTTGCCATCAGCTACAGCGGCGAAAGCGAGGAGCTCAGCTCCATCCTGCCGCACATCAAGCGGTTCGACATTCCGCTCATCGGCCTGACGCGCAGCGCCGCATCGACGCTGGGGCGCTACAGCGACGTGCTCGTGCCCATCCGCGTCGAACGCGAAGCCTGCCCCCTCGGCGTCGCCCCGACGAGTTCGACGACCCTGACCCTCGCCGTCGGCGACGCCCTGGCCGTCTGCCTGATGAAAGCCCGGGACTTCCAAAAAGAGGATTTCGCCTCCTTCCACCCCGGCGGCAGTCTCGGCCGGAAACTCTTCGTCAAGGTCGCGGACGTCATGCGCAAGGAGCAGCTGCCCGTCACCGACGAGAACACCCCGCTCAAAGAGGCCATCGTCACGATGAGCGAGGGGCGTCTGGGCGCCGTGCTGCTGACCGGCAGCGAGGGCACGCTGCGCGGTCTGCTGACCGACGGGGACCTCCGCCGCGCCCTGATGCGCCCCGGCTTTGACATCAATGCGGCGGCAAAAACCTATGCCACCCCCGAACCGCGGACTGTCAGAGAGAGCGAAATGCTCGCCAGCGATGCCCTGGTGCTGATGGAAGAGAAGAAGATCCAGCTGCTCATCGTCACCGATGCGGCCGGCCACATCCACGGCGTGCTTCACCTGCACGACCTCGTCGAAAAGGGGATCGCATGA
- a CDS encoding MoaD/ThiS family protein — protein sequence MVRIEFLGPINKPAIEMEAATLADVAKALREDAELAPWLENSAVAVNDTLVAGLETPLKSGDKVSLLPPVCGG from the coding sequence ATGGTTCGTATCGAATTCCTTGGGCCGATCAACAAACCGGCCATCGAAATGGAAGCCGCCACCCTCGCCGACGTCGCCAAGGCCCTGCGCGAGGACGCCGAACTCGCCCCCTGGCTGGAGAACAGCGCCGTCGCCGTCAACGACACCCTCGTTGCCGGCCTCGAGACGCCACTGAAATCCGGGGACAAAGTCTCCCTGCTTCCGCCGGTCTGCGGAGGCTGA
- the rdgB gene encoding RdgB/HAM1 family non-canonical purine NTP pyrophosphatase: MQLVLATSNKGKIREIAQLCDSFEVVAFSDLVDLGEIVEDGDTFAANALIKARTVYNALNDPDAIVLSDDSGISVAALDNAPGIYSARYAGKGATDKDNLNKLVEALKAKGLTESPAFYTAAISIVCREGEYTVHGWMHGKVIDTPRGDGGFGYDPMFIPQGYEQTLGELDGEIKKRISHRSKALGLAKVVLATIRKARH; this comes from the coding sequence ATGCAGCTCGTACTTGCCACCTCCAACAAGGGGAAGATCCGTGAGATCGCCCAGCTCTGCGACAGCTTCGAGGTCGTCGCCTTCAGCGACCTCGTCGACCTCGGCGAGATTGTCGAGGACGGCGACACCTTCGCCGCCAACGCGCTGATCAAGGCGCGCACCGTCTATAACGCCCTGAACGACCCCGACGCCATCGTCCTCTCCGACGACAGCGGCATCAGCGTCGCAGCCTTGGACAACGCCCCGGGCATCTACAGCGCCCGCTATGCCGGCAAAGGCGCGACGGACAAGGACAACCTCAACAAGCTCGTCGAGGCCCTCAAGGCCAAAGGCCTCACCGAGTCCCCCGCCTTCTACACCGCCGCCATCAGCATCGTCTGCCGCGAAGGCGAATACACCGTCCACGGCTGGATGCACGGGAAAGTCATCGACACCCCCCGCGGCGACGGCGGCTTCGGCTACGACCCGATGTTCATCCCCCAGGGTTACGAACAGACCCTCGGCGAACTGGACGGCGAGATCAAGAAGCGCATCTCCCACCGCTCCAAGGCACTCGGCCTCGCCAAGGTCGTCCTAGCCACCATCCGCAAGGCGCGCCACTAG